One genomic window of Denticeps clupeoides chromosome 14, fDenClu1.1, whole genome shotgun sequence includes the following:
- the cdca4 gene encoding cell division cycle-associated protein 4 isoform X2 produces MSACILVFVSTVLGCHYVVRLLPLWLAGHRDRSRPAMFSKGTKRKFSDGEDEMPDDGLAGAKVASSAYSLQRQSLLDMSLIKLQLCHMLVEPNLCRSVLIANTVRQIQEEMTHDGSWQVVSDSLGVEGSPSERLVATEVLCRSPSPSSTLSEQELERDTEPRLYSLVSYDDSSCREEEVVAEVIEDDNEALCSEAASNVCLSGTMSHCWEPGELRVQQNNDDICEDSRLGSGDEDVDVEEEDEDEEEEQEMSQKESKTMGQVFGTFEIKNGSSGSESALEELFSDVDASYYDLDTMLTGMQSTPKIGPYDLLDNLGPSHGPTSIGSTANCRSDLNELDHIMEIIVGS; encoded by the exons ATGTCAGCTTGCATTCTGGTCTTTGTCTCTACAGTCCTGGGATGTCACTATGTCGTCAG GCTCCTGCCGCTCTGGTTGGCTGGCCACCGTGACAGGAG CAGGCCAGCAATGTTCTCCAAAGGCACCAAGCGCAAGTTTTCAGATGGTGAAGATGAGATGCCTGATGATGGCCTGGCTGGAGCTAAGGTGGCTTCATCCGCCTACAGCCTGCAACGGCAGTCCCTGCTGGACATGTCCCTCATCAAGCTACAGCTCTGTCACATGCTGGTGGAGCCCAACCTGTGCCGCTCTGTGCTGATCGCCAACACAGTGCGGCAGATTCAGGAGGAGATGACCCACGATGGGAGCTGGCAGGTGGTGAGCGACAGCCTTGGGGTTGAGGGGAGTCCGTCCGAACGGCTtgtggccactgaggtgctctGCCGATCACCATCGCCATCATCAACTTTATCGGAACAAGAGTTGGAGCGGGACACTGAGCCCAGGCTTTACTCGTTGGTCAGCTATGATGATTCCAGTTGTCGGGAAGAGGAGGTGGTTGCAGAAGTCATTGAAGACGATAATGAAGCGCTGTGTTCGGAGGCTGCTTCAAACGTGTGCCTGTCCGGTACTATGAGCCACTGCTGGGAGCCGGGTGAGCTGAGGGTCCAGCAAAACAATGACGACATTTGTGAAGACTCCCGGCTGGGCTCGGGGGATGAGGATGTGGAtgtggaagaggaagatgaggatgaagaagaggagcaggagATGTCCCAGAAGGAATCAAAAACCATGGGGCAGGTCTTTGGAACATTTGAGATAAAAAATGGATCTTCGGGTTCCGAGTCAGCTCTGGAGGAACTGTTTTCTGATGTGGACGCCTCCTACTATGACCTAGACACCATGCTCACAGGCATGCAGAGTACACCTAAAATTGGGCCTTATGACCTGTTAGACAACCTGGGACCTTCACATGGGCCCACGTCCATAGGGTCCACCGCAAACTGTCGCTCTGATCTTAACGAACTGGACCATATCATGGAGATTATTGTGGGTTCCTAA
- the cdca4 gene encoding cell division cycle-associated protein 4 isoform X3, translating into MSACILVFVSTVLGCHYVVSRPAMFSKGTKRKFSDGEDEMPDDGLAGAKVASSAYSLQRQSLLDMSLIKLQLCHMLVEPNLCRSVLIANTVRQIQEEMTHDGSWQVVSDSLGVEGSPSERLVATEVLCRSPSPSSTLSEQELERDTEPRLYSLVSYDDSSCREEEVVAEVIEDDNEALCSEAASNVCLSGTMSHCWEPGELRVQQNNDDICEDSRLGSGDEDVDVEEEDEDEEEEQEMSQKESKTMGQVFGTFEIKNGSSGSESALEELFSDVDASYYDLDTMLTGMQSTPKIGPYDLLDNLGPSHGPTSIGSTANCRSDLNELDHIMEIIVGS; encoded by the exons ATGTCAGCTTGCATTCTGGTCTTTGTCTCTACAGTCCTGGGATGTCACTATGTCGTCAG CAGGCCAGCAATGTTCTCCAAAGGCACCAAGCGCAAGTTTTCAGATGGTGAAGATGAGATGCCTGATGATGGCCTGGCTGGAGCTAAGGTGGCTTCATCCGCCTACAGCCTGCAACGGCAGTCCCTGCTGGACATGTCCCTCATCAAGCTACAGCTCTGTCACATGCTGGTGGAGCCCAACCTGTGCCGCTCTGTGCTGATCGCCAACACAGTGCGGCAGATTCAGGAGGAGATGACCCACGATGGGAGCTGGCAGGTGGTGAGCGACAGCCTTGGGGTTGAGGGGAGTCCGTCCGAACGGCTtgtggccactgaggtgctctGCCGATCACCATCGCCATCATCAACTTTATCGGAACAAGAGTTGGAGCGGGACACTGAGCCCAGGCTTTACTCGTTGGTCAGCTATGATGATTCCAGTTGTCGGGAAGAGGAGGTGGTTGCAGAAGTCATTGAAGACGATAATGAAGCGCTGTGTTCGGAGGCTGCTTCAAACGTGTGCCTGTCCGGTACTATGAGCCACTGCTGGGAGCCGGGTGAGCTGAGGGTCCAGCAAAACAATGACGACATTTGTGAAGACTCCCGGCTGGGCTCGGGGGATGAGGATGTGGAtgtggaagaggaagatgaggatgaagaagaggagcaggagATGTCCCAGAAGGAATCAAAAACCATGGGGCAGGTCTTTGGAACATTTGAGATAAAAAATGGATCTTCGGGTTCCGAGTCAGCTCTGGAGGAACTGTTTTCTGATGTGGACGCCTCCTACTATGACCTAGACACCATGCTCACAGGCATGCAGAGTACACCTAAAATTGGGCCTTATGACCTGTTAGACAACCTGGGACCTTCACATGGGCCCACGTCCATAGGGTCCACCGCAAACTGTCGCTCTGATCTTAACGAACTGGACCATATCATGGAGATTATTGTGGGTTCCTAA
- the cdca4 gene encoding cell division cycle-associated protein 4 isoform X1 — translation MHLVVVVAVMCFPCSSCVFVTFRLLPLWLAGHRDRSRPAMFSKGTKRKFSDGEDEMPDDGLAGAKVASSAYSLQRQSLLDMSLIKLQLCHMLVEPNLCRSVLIANTVRQIQEEMTHDGSWQVVSDSLGVEGSPSERLVATEVLCRSPSPSSTLSEQELERDTEPRLYSLVSYDDSSCREEEVVAEVIEDDNEALCSEAASNVCLSGTMSHCWEPGELRVQQNNDDICEDSRLGSGDEDVDVEEEDEDEEEEQEMSQKESKTMGQVFGTFEIKNGSSGSESALEELFSDVDASYYDLDTMLTGMQSTPKIGPYDLLDNLGPSHGPTSIGSTANCRSDLNELDHIMEIIVGS, via the exons ATGCACCTTGTCGTGGTGGTTGCTGTGATGTGTTTTCCCTGCTCTAGCTGCGTGTTTGTCACTTTTAGGCTCCTGCCGCTCTGGTTGGCTGGCCACCGTGACAGGAG CAGGCCAGCAATGTTCTCCAAAGGCACCAAGCGCAAGTTTTCAGATGGTGAAGATGAGATGCCTGATGATGGCCTGGCTGGAGCTAAGGTGGCTTCATCCGCCTACAGCCTGCAACGGCAGTCCCTGCTGGACATGTCCCTCATCAAGCTACAGCTCTGTCACATGCTGGTGGAGCCCAACCTGTGCCGCTCTGTGCTGATCGCCAACACAGTGCGGCAGATTCAGGAGGAGATGACCCACGATGGGAGCTGGCAGGTGGTGAGCGACAGCCTTGGGGTTGAGGGGAGTCCGTCCGAACGGCTtgtggccactgaggtgctctGCCGATCACCATCGCCATCATCAACTTTATCGGAACAAGAGTTGGAGCGGGACACTGAGCCCAGGCTTTACTCGTTGGTCAGCTATGATGATTCCAGTTGTCGGGAAGAGGAGGTGGTTGCAGAAGTCATTGAAGACGATAATGAAGCGCTGTGTTCGGAGGCTGCTTCAAACGTGTGCCTGTCCGGTACTATGAGCCACTGCTGGGAGCCGGGTGAGCTGAGGGTCCAGCAAAACAATGACGACATTTGTGAAGACTCCCGGCTGGGCTCGGGGGATGAGGATGTGGAtgtggaagaggaagatgaggatgaagaagaggagcaggagATGTCCCAGAAGGAATCAAAAACCATGGGGCAGGTCTTTGGAACATTTGAGATAAAAAATGGATCTTCGGGTTCCGAGTCAGCTCTGGAGGAACTGTTTTCTGATGTGGACGCCTCCTACTATGACCTAGACACCATGCTCACAGGCATGCAGAGTACACCTAAAATTGGGCCTTATGACCTGTTAGACAACCTGGGACCTTCACATGGGCCCACGTCCATAGGGTCCACCGCAAACTGTCGCTCTGATCTTAACGAACTGGACCATATCATGGAGATTATTGTGGGTTCCTAA
- the cdca4 gene encoding cell division cycle-associated protein 4 isoform X4: protein MFSKGTKRKFSDGEDEMPDDGLAGAKVASSAYSLQRQSLLDMSLIKLQLCHMLVEPNLCRSVLIANTVRQIQEEMTHDGSWQVVSDSLGVEGSPSERLVATEVLCRSPSPSSTLSEQELERDTEPRLYSLVSYDDSSCREEEVVAEVIEDDNEALCSEAASNVCLSGTMSHCWEPGELRVQQNNDDICEDSRLGSGDEDVDVEEEDEDEEEEQEMSQKESKTMGQVFGTFEIKNGSSGSESALEELFSDVDASYYDLDTMLTGMQSTPKIGPYDLLDNLGPSHGPTSIGSTANCRSDLNELDHIMEIIVGS, encoded by the coding sequence ATGTTCTCCAAAGGCACCAAGCGCAAGTTTTCAGATGGTGAAGATGAGATGCCTGATGATGGCCTGGCTGGAGCTAAGGTGGCTTCATCCGCCTACAGCCTGCAACGGCAGTCCCTGCTGGACATGTCCCTCATCAAGCTACAGCTCTGTCACATGCTGGTGGAGCCCAACCTGTGCCGCTCTGTGCTGATCGCCAACACAGTGCGGCAGATTCAGGAGGAGATGACCCACGATGGGAGCTGGCAGGTGGTGAGCGACAGCCTTGGGGTTGAGGGGAGTCCGTCCGAACGGCTtgtggccactgaggtgctctGCCGATCACCATCGCCATCATCAACTTTATCGGAACAAGAGTTGGAGCGGGACACTGAGCCCAGGCTTTACTCGTTGGTCAGCTATGATGATTCCAGTTGTCGGGAAGAGGAGGTGGTTGCAGAAGTCATTGAAGACGATAATGAAGCGCTGTGTTCGGAGGCTGCTTCAAACGTGTGCCTGTCCGGTACTATGAGCCACTGCTGGGAGCCGGGTGAGCTGAGGGTCCAGCAAAACAATGACGACATTTGTGAAGACTCCCGGCTGGGCTCGGGGGATGAGGATGTGGAtgtggaagaggaagatgaggatgaagaagaggagcaggagATGTCCCAGAAGGAATCAAAAACCATGGGGCAGGTCTTTGGAACATTTGAGATAAAAAATGGATCTTCGGGTTCCGAGTCAGCTCTGGAGGAACTGTTTTCTGATGTGGACGCCTCCTACTATGACCTAGACACCATGCTCACAGGCATGCAGAGTACACCTAAAATTGGGCCTTATGACCTGTTAGACAACCTGGGACCTTCACATGGGCCCACGTCCATAGGGTCCACCGCAAACTGTCGCTCTGATCTTAACGAACTGGACCATATCATGGAGATTATTGTGGGTTCCTAA